A portion of the Panthera tigris isolate Pti1 chromosome E1, P.tigris_Pti1_mat1.1, whole genome shotgun sequence genome contains these proteins:
- the CDC6 gene encoding cell division control protein 6 homolog isoform X2 has product MPQTRSQSQATISFPKKKLSRTLDKAKTSGDTKLELTNVQASRRSCVKILPLSPRKRLGDDNLCNTPHLPPCSPPKQGKKENGPPRFHTPKGRRLVFDNQLTIKSPSKREQARVHQNKIHSSVRKGQEITTNSEQRCPLEKESACMRLFKQEGTCYQQAKLVLNTAVPDRLPAREKEMNVIRNFLREHICGKKAGSLYLSGPPGTGKTACLSRILQDLKKELKGFKTIMLNCMSLRTAQAVFPAIAQEICQEEVCRPAGKDMMKKLENHMTAEKGPIIVLVLDEVDQLDSKGQDVLYTLFEWPWLSNSRLVLIGIANTLDLTDRILPRLQAREKCKPQLLNFPPYTKNQIAAILQDRLDLVSRDQVLDNAAIQFCARKVSAVSGDVRKALDVCRRAIEIVESDVKSQTILKPLSECKSPSESLVPRRVGLIHISQVISEVDGNRMTLSQEGAQDSFPLQQKILVCSLLLLTRQLKIKEVTLGKLHEAYSNVCRKQQVAAVDQSECLSLSGLLEARGILGLKKNKETRFTKVSLKIEEKEVEHALKDKALIGNILATGLP; this is encoded by the exons ATGCCTCAAACCCGATCCCAGTCACAGGCTACAATCAGTTTTCCAAAAAAGAAGCTGTCTCGAACATTGGACAAAGCTAAAACTTCTGGTGACACCAAACTAGAACTGACCAATGTCCAGGCCTCACGCCGTTCTTGTGTAAAAATTCTGCCTCTCAGCCCCAGAAAACGTCTTG gtGATGATAATCTGTGCAACACTCCCCATTTGCCACCCTGTTCTCCACCAAAACAAGGCAAGAAAGAGAATGGCCCCCCTCGCTTCCATACACCTAAGGGGCGCAGATTGGTGTTTGACAATCAGCTGACAATTAAGTCTCCTAGCAAAAGAGAACAAGCCAGAGTTcaccaaaacaaaatacattccTCAGTTCGAAAAGGTCAAGAGATTACAACAAATTCTGAGCAGAGATGTCCACTGGAGAAAGAATCTGCATGTATGAGACTGTTCAAGCAAGAAG GCACTTGCTACCAGCAAGCAAAGCTGGTCCTGAATACAGCTGTCCCAGATCGGCTGCCTGCCAGGGAAAAGGAGATGAATGTCATCAGGAATTTCCTGAGGGAGCACATCTGTGGGAAAAAAGCTGGAAGTCTTTATCTTTCTGGTCCTCCTGGAACTGGAAAAACTGCCTGCTTAAGCCGAATTCTGCAAGACCTCAAG aaGGAACTGAAAGGCTTTAAAACTATCATGCTGAATTGCATGTCCTTGAGGACTGCCCAGGCTGTATTCCCAGCTATTGCTCAGGAGATTTGTCAGGAAGAAGTATGCAGGCCAGCTGGGAAGGACATgatgaagaaactggaaaaccATATGACTGCAGAGAAGGGCCCCATCAT TGTGTTGGTGTTGGACGAGGTGGATCAGCTGGACAGCAAAGGGCAGGATGTGTTGTACACGCTGTTCGAATGGCCATGGTTAAGCAATTCTCGATTGGTGCTGATTG GTATTGCTAATACCCTAGATCTCACGGACAGAATTCTGCCGAGGCTTCAAGCTAGAGAAAAATGTAAGCCACAGCTGTTGAACTTCCCACCTTATACCAAAAATCAGATAGCTGCTATCTTGCAGGATCGGCTTGATCTG GTATCTAGAGATCAGGTTCTGGACAATGCTGCAATTCAATTCTGTGCCCGAAAAGTCTCTGCTGTTTCAGGAGATGTTCGAAAAGCACTAGATGTTTGCAG gaGAGCTATTGAAATTGTAGAGTCGGATGTCAAAAGCCAGACTATCCTCAAACCGCTGTCTGAAT gtaAATCGCCCTCTGAGTCACTGGTTCCCAGGAGGGTTGGTCTTATTCACATATCCCAAGTCATCTCAGAAGTTGATGGTAACAGAATGACTTTGAGCCAAGAAGGGGCACAAGATTCCTTCCCCCTTCAGCAGAAGATATTGGTCTGCTCTTTGCTGCTCTTGACCAGGCAGCTGAAAATCAAAGAGGTCACTCTGGGGAAG TTACATGAAGCCTATAGTAACGTCTGTCGCAAACAGCAGGTGGCAGCTGTGGACCAGTCAGAGTGTTTGTCACTTTCAGGGCTCTTGGAGGCCAGGGGCATTTtaggattaaagaaaaacaaggaaacccGCTTCACAAAG gtATCTTTGAAGATTGAAGAGAAGGAAGTAGAGCATGCTCTAAAAGACAAAGCTTTAATCGGAAATATCTTAGCTACTGGATTgccttaa
- the CDC6 gene encoding cell division control protein 6 homolog isoform X1 encodes MLITASYTHRVAIMPQTRSQSQATISFPKKKLSRTLDKAKTSGDTKLELTNVQASRRSCVKILPLSPRKRLGDDNLCNTPHLPPCSPPKQGKKENGPPRFHTPKGRRLVFDNQLTIKSPSKREQARVHQNKIHSSVRKGQEITTNSEQRCPLEKESACMRLFKQEGTCYQQAKLVLNTAVPDRLPAREKEMNVIRNFLREHICGKKAGSLYLSGPPGTGKTACLSRILQDLKKELKGFKTIMLNCMSLRTAQAVFPAIAQEICQEEVCRPAGKDMMKKLENHMTAEKGPIIVLVLDEVDQLDSKGQDVLYTLFEWPWLSNSRLVLIGIANTLDLTDRILPRLQAREKCKPQLLNFPPYTKNQIAAILQDRLDLVSRDQVLDNAAIQFCARKVSAVSGDVRKALDVCRRAIEIVESDVKSQTILKPLSECKSPSESLVPRRVGLIHISQVISEVDGNRMTLSQEGAQDSFPLQQKILVCSLLLLTRQLKIKEVTLGKLHEAYSNVCRKQQVAAVDQSECLSLSGLLEARGILGLKKNKETRFTKVSLKIEEKEVEHALKDKALIGNILATGLP; translated from the exons atgcttataacAGCGTCTTACACACA CCGTGTTGCCATCATGCCTCAAACCCGATCCCAGTCACAGGCTACAATCAGTTTTCCAAAAAAGAAGCTGTCTCGAACATTGGACAAAGCTAAAACTTCTGGTGACACCAAACTAGAACTGACCAATGTCCAGGCCTCACGCCGTTCTTGTGTAAAAATTCTGCCTCTCAGCCCCAGAAAACGTCTTG gtGATGATAATCTGTGCAACACTCCCCATTTGCCACCCTGTTCTCCACCAAAACAAGGCAAGAAAGAGAATGGCCCCCCTCGCTTCCATACACCTAAGGGGCGCAGATTGGTGTTTGACAATCAGCTGACAATTAAGTCTCCTAGCAAAAGAGAACAAGCCAGAGTTcaccaaaacaaaatacattccTCAGTTCGAAAAGGTCAAGAGATTACAACAAATTCTGAGCAGAGATGTCCACTGGAGAAAGAATCTGCATGTATGAGACTGTTCAAGCAAGAAG GCACTTGCTACCAGCAAGCAAAGCTGGTCCTGAATACAGCTGTCCCAGATCGGCTGCCTGCCAGGGAAAAGGAGATGAATGTCATCAGGAATTTCCTGAGGGAGCACATCTGTGGGAAAAAAGCTGGAAGTCTTTATCTTTCTGGTCCTCCTGGAACTGGAAAAACTGCCTGCTTAAGCCGAATTCTGCAAGACCTCAAG aaGGAACTGAAAGGCTTTAAAACTATCATGCTGAATTGCATGTCCTTGAGGACTGCCCAGGCTGTATTCCCAGCTATTGCTCAGGAGATTTGTCAGGAAGAAGTATGCAGGCCAGCTGGGAAGGACATgatgaagaaactggaaaaccATATGACTGCAGAGAAGGGCCCCATCAT TGTGTTGGTGTTGGACGAGGTGGATCAGCTGGACAGCAAAGGGCAGGATGTGTTGTACACGCTGTTCGAATGGCCATGGTTAAGCAATTCTCGATTGGTGCTGATTG GTATTGCTAATACCCTAGATCTCACGGACAGAATTCTGCCGAGGCTTCAAGCTAGAGAAAAATGTAAGCCACAGCTGTTGAACTTCCCACCTTATACCAAAAATCAGATAGCTGCTATCTTGCAGGATCGGCTTGATCTG GTATCTAGAGATCAGGTTCTGGACAATGCTGCAATTCAATTCTGTGCCCGAAAAGTCTCTGCTGTTTCAGGAGATGTTCGAAAAGCACTAGATGTTTGCAG gaGAGCTATTGAAATTGTAGAGTCGGATGTCAAAAGCCAGACTATCCTCAAACCGCTGTCTGAAT gtaAATCGCCCTCTGAGTCACTGGTTCCCAGGAGGGTTGGTCTTATTCACATATCCCAAGTCATCTCAGAAGTTGATGGTAACAGAATGACTTTGAGCCAAGAAGGGGCACAAGATTCCTTCCCCCTTCAGCAGAAGATATTGGTCTGCTCTTTGCTGCTCTTGACCAGGCAGCTGAAAATCAAAGAGGTCACTCTGGGGAAG TTACATGAAGCCTATAGTAACGTCTGTCGCAAACAGCAGGTGGCAGCTGTGGACCAGTCAGAGTGTTTGTCACTTTCAGGGCTCTTGGAGGCCAGGGGCATTTtaggattaaagaaaaacaaggaaacccGCTTCACAAAG gtATCTTTGAAGATTGAAGAGAAGGAAGTAGAGCATGCTCTAAAAGACAAAGCTTTAATCGGAAATATCTTAGCTACTGGATTgccttaa